The following proteins come from a genomic window of Rhizobium sp. 007:
- a CDS encoding sugar ABC transporter substrate-binding protein: MEFRSMMRVSVAAAAMIAGSAYAQDAATVAFLMPDQASTRYENHDYPGFKAEMDKLCAKCTVIYQNANADMALQQQQFNSVIAQGAKVVVIDPVDSAAAAALVEIAQSQDVKVIAYDRPIPAKPADFYVSFDNEGIGHAIAESLVQHLKASGVAAGSGLLQINGSPTDAAAGLIRDGIHRGLKDSGYKTLAEFDTPEWAPPKAQEWAAGQITRFGADIKGVVAANDGTGGGAIAAFKAAGVNPVPPVTGNDATIAALQLIISGDQYNTISKPSEIVAAAAAKVAVQLLKGEKPKAKTSLYDTPSELFVPAVVTADNIKAEVFDKKIQTPDEVCTGEYAEGCKKLGITK, from the coding sequence ATGGAATTCCGTTCAATGATGAGGGTGTCGGTTGCTGCCGCCGCCATGATTGCCGGTTCGGCCTATGCGCAAGACGCCGCTACGGTCGCATTCCTGATGCCGGACCAGGCGTCGACGCGCTACGAGAACCATGACTATCCAGGGTTCAAGGCGGAGATGGACAAGCTGTGCGCGAAATGCACGGTCATCTACCAAAATGCCAATGCCGATATGGCGCTTCAACAGCAGCAGTTCAATTCGGTCATCGCCCAGGGCGCCAAGGTTGTCGTGATCGACCCGGTCGACTCGGCCGCTGCGGCCGCGCTCGTCGAGATCGCACAGTCCCAGGACGTCAAGGTCATTGCCTATGACCGTCCGATCCCTGCCAAGCCGGCGGATTTCTATGTGTCCTTCGATAATGAAGGCATCGGTCATGCCATCGCCGAGTCACTGGTTCAGCATCTCAAGGCAAGCGGCGTTGCAGCGGGCTCCGGCCTGCTGCAGATCAATGGCTCTCCGACCGACGCGGCGGCTGGCCTTATCCGTGACGGTATCCATCGCGGCCTGAAAGATTCCGGCTACAAGACACTTGCGGAATTCGACACCCCGGAATGGGCGCCGCCGAAGGCCCAGGAATGGGCCGCCGGTCAGATCACCCGCTTTGGCGCAGATATCAAGGGCGTTGTCGCCGCCAATGACGGCACGGGTGGCGGCGCGATCGCTGCCTTCAAGGCTGCAGGCGTAAACCCTGTTCCGCCCGTCACAGGCAATGACGCGACAATCGCAGCCTTGCAGCTGATCATCTCCGGCGATCAGTACAACACGATTTCCAAACCGTCGGAAATCGTGGCTGCCGCTGCTGCCAAGGTGGCGGTACAGCTTCTGAAGGGCGAAAAGCCGAAGGCGAAGACCTCGCTTTACGACACGCCGTCCGAACTCTTCGTGCCGGCCGTCGTGACGGCAGACAACATCAAGGCGGAAGTCTTCGACAAGAAGATCCAGACTCCTGACGAGGTCTGCACCGGTGAATACGCCGAAGGCTGCAAAAAGCTCGGCATTACCAAGTAA
- a CDS encoding bifunctional aldolase/short-chain dehydrogenase has protein sequence MKSRWNDGELASLLNAYVAKGINRDLAIRTYTTRLLGQDPELVLHGGGNTSVKTAFIDRDGSSVDVLCVKGSGWDMGTIEPQGLPAVRLDPLKAMVGYDALTDDEMVMLQRRLLMDPNAPNPSVEAILHAILPFRHIDHTHANAIVSLTNQPHGEDLVRELFPNSIIVPYVMPGFVLAKACDAAFRANPTGDGMILLKHGIFTWSNDPREAYEDMIAKIDQAERRLARGRAKPFVPVAIPQEIAAAKDIAPILRGAIAIDTGIEGAPKRLILEHRSSEKILDFCNAETAESLVQRGNATPEHVIHIKRFGIALPAPESGRLAEWGDTVRAAVEAYEADYRAYFQRNNDRAGGGKTMLDPMPRVFYVAGVGLFAAGATRKNALVGADVAEATIAVITNAEGISSFEALPEADLFDIEYWSLEQVKLTKQVEKPLTRQVAIVTGAAGGLGLAIAEALRAEGAEVALIDIAEDSVTREAKRLGGLGVACDVTNPAAVDAAIARVAQHFGGVDILISNAGAAFQGGLLEVSEDVFRKAFDLNFWSHHYVARAVVRVMEKQRSGGAIVFNVSKQAVNPGADFGAYGTSKAALMALMRQYAIEHGPSGITANAVNADRIRTGLMTDQMVVERSRARGLTPEAYMRGNLVGREVTGADVAAAFIHLAKARTSTGAVITVDGGNVAAMMR, from the coding sequence ATGAAATCAAGATGGAACGACGGCGAACTTGCCTCCTTGCTCAATGCCTACGTGGCCAAGGGCATCAACCGCGATCTGGCAATCAGGACATATACGACACGTCTTCTCGGTCAGGATCCGGAATTGGTTCTGCACGGCGGTGGCAATACGTCGGTCAAGACCGCGTTTATCGATCGCGACGGGTCGTCGGTGGATGTTCTCTGTGTCAAGGGCAGCGGCTGGGACATGGGCACAATCGAGCCACAGGGGCTGCCGGCCGTACGGCTCGACCCGCTGAAGGCGATGGTAGGCTACGACGCACTGACCGACGACGAGATGGTGATGCTGCAGCGACGGCTGCTCATGGACCCGAATGCGCCGAATCCATCGGTGGAAGCGATACTGCATGCGATCCTGCCCTTCAGGCACATCGATCACACGCATGCCAATGCGATCGTCTCTCTGACCAACCAGCCGCATGGTGAGGACCTTGTGCGGGAGTTGTTTCCCAATTCGATTATCGTCCCTTATGTGATGCCCGGGTTCGTCCTGGCGAAGGCCTGCGACGCGGCGTTTCGCGCCAATCCCACGGGCGACGGCATGATCCTTCTGAAACATGGGATTTTCACCTGGTCGAATGATCCGCGCGAAGCCTATGAAGATATGATCGCCAAGATCGATCAGGCTGAACGGCGTCTGGCACGGGGCCGCGCGAAGCCTTTCGTCCCGGTCGCCATTCCGCAGGAGATCGCGGCAGCGAAGGACATCGCGCCAATCCTGAGGGGTGCCATTGCCATCGATACTGGGATAGAGGGCGCGCCAAAACGCCTCATTCTCGAACACCGCAGCAGTGAGAAAATCTTGGATTTCTGCAATGCAGAAACGGCCGAAAGCCTCGTGCAGCGCGGCAATGCCACCCCGGAGCATGTCATTCACATCAAGCGTTTCGGCATCGCTCTGCCGGCGCCGGAGTCCGGACGCCTTGCTGAATGGGGCGACACGGTGCGGGCCGCCGTTGAGGCATACGAGGCGGACTACAGGGCGTATTTCCAGCGCAACAACGATCGCGCCGGCGGTGGCAAGACGATGCTGGATCCGATGCCGCGTGTCTTCTATGTTGCGGGCGTCGGACTATTTGCGGCAGGGGCCACGCGCAAGAACGCGCTTGTCGGCGCTGATGTGGCCGAAGCGACGATCGCGGTCATCACCAACGCAGAAGGGATTTCGTCGTTTGAGGCGCTGCCGGAAGCGGACCTCTTCGATATCGAATACTGGTCTCTGGAACAGGTCAAACTTACCAAGCAGGTAGAAAAGCCGCTGACGCGCCAGGTGGCGATCGTCACGGGTGCTGCCGGCGGGCTCGGCCTGGCGATCGCCGAAGCCCTGCGTGCCGAAGGTGCGGAAGTGGCATTGATTGACATTGCCGAAGACAGTGTGACACGCGAGGCAAAAAGGCTGGGCGGGCTGGGTGTCGCCTGCGACGTCACCAATCCCGCCGCGGTGGACGCGGCCATCGCCAGGGTGGCGCAGCATTTCGGGGGTGTGGACATTCTTATCTCCAATGCAGGCGCTGCCTTCCAAGGAGGTCTGCTTGAGGTATCGGAGGACGTTTTCAGAAAGGCGTTCGATCTCAACTTCTGGAGCCACCACTATGTCGCGCGGGCGGTTGTCCGAGTGATGGAAAAGCAGAGAAGCGGCGGCGCCATCGTTTTCAACGTGTCCAAACAGGCGGTCAATCCCGGCGCCGATTTCGGAGCTTACGGCACATCGAAGGCTGCGCTGATGGCGCTGATGCGGCAATATGCCATTGAGCATGGCCCATCGGGCATCACGGCGAACGCGGTCAATGCCGACCGGATACGCACCGGACTGATGACGGATCAGATGGTGGTCGAGAGAAGCCGGGCGCGTGGCCTGACGCCAGAGGCCTATATGCGCGGCAACCTTGTCGGCCGCGAAGTGACCGGTGCGGACGTTGCAGCGGCCTTCATTCATCTTGCCAAGGCACGCACCAGCACTGGTGCGGTGATCACCGTCGATGGCGGCAATGTCGCTGCCATGATGCGGTAA
- the ugpC gene encoding sn-glycerol-3-phosphate ABC transporter ATP-binding protein UgpC, with protein sequence MATVEYKHIGKAFGAFTIMRDISFLIEDHEFVVLLGPSGCGKTTLLRMTAGLESVTAGDLMISGRRVNDVHPRDRDIAMVFQNYALYPTMRVYENIAFSLEVAKLPPAEIKRRVEHAAEILNLTPYLQRYPKELSGGQRQRVAMGRAMVREAAVFLFDEPLSNLDAKLRAHMRTEIRQLHNRLKTTTIYVTHDQIEAMTMADKIVVMRAGKIEQIGTPDDVYDRPASKYVADFIGSSAINFLGGVVVADQGVPAAQTSAGLIRLDPALKVSVGQKVICGIRPTDVLVDPNGSVAARSLLIERMGHEAQLCCQGPEGQFLAIVDKSARFDEGAEVRFSVASEKVHVFDAATEDRI encoded by the coding sequence ATGGCAACCGTTGAATACAAGCATATCGGCAAGGCCTTCGGCGCCTTCACCATCATGCGCGACATTTCCTTCCTGATCGAGGACCATGAGTTTGTCGTTCTGCTGGGGCCGTCAGGCTGTGGCAAGACAACCCTTTTGCGCATGACGGCCGGGCTCGAGAGCGTGACTGCCGGCGACCTTATGATCTCGGGACGCCGCGTCAACGACGTACATCCGCGCGACCGCGATATCGCCATGGTGTTCCAAAATTATGCACTTTACCCGACGATGAGGGTCTATGAAAATATCGCCTTCAGCCTAGAGGTGGCCAAGTTGCCGCCCGCCGAAATCAAGAGGCGGGTGGAACACGCTGCAGAGATTCTCAATCTCACGCCTTATCTGCAGCGCTACCCGAAGGAGCTTTCCGGCGGCCAGCGCCAGCGTGTTGCGATGGGGCGCGCCATGGTGCGTGAAGCGGCGGTGTTTCTTTTCGACGAACCGCTTTCCAATCTCGATGCCAAGTTGCGCGCCCATATGCGCACCGAAATCCGCCAGTTGCACAATCGCCTGAAGACGACGACGATTTACGTTACCCATGACCAGATCGAAGCGATGACCATGGCCGACAAGATAGTCGTCATGCGCGCGGGCAAGATCGAGCAGATCGGCACGCCTGACGATGTCTACGACCGGCCGGCCAGCAAATATGTCGCCGACTTCATCGGCTCGTCGGCGATCAATTTCCTCGGCGGCGTGGTTGTCGCCGATCAGGGCGTACCGGCGGCTCAAACCAGTGCCGGCCTCATTCGTCTCGACCCGGCGCTCAAGGTATCTGTGGGGCAAAAGGTGATTTGCGGCATCCGCCCGACCGATGTCCTGGTCGACCCGAATGGCTCTGTTGCGGCGCGTTCGCTGCTGATCGAGCGCATGGGACACGAAGCCCAGCTTTGCTGCCAAGGACCGGAAGGCCAGTTTCTGGCCATTGTCGACAAGTCGGCACGATTTGACGAGGGGGCCGAAGTCCGTTTCTCGGTCGCTTCAGAGAAAGTCCACGTTTTCGACGCGGCAACGGAAGATCGCATCTGA
- a CDS encoding sugar ABC transporter permease: MSEKMSNKDQALDRGDIRVKHDDGLAGMLRSFINRVRSGDLGMLPVAVGLIVISTVFSILNPIFLAPNNLVNLLFDCATVGIISLGIVCVLLLGEIDLSVGSMSGLSSAIIGVLWVNSGLPVIVAVFAALATGALVGALYALMYNRLGMPSFVATLAGLLALLGLQLYILGATGSINLPYASPLVRFGQILVMPGWMSHTLALVPGLVMVIAGFAIRKRRQSVNLSSRPLSNLLVKVAVLTVALEFAVYYLNLGRGVPWMFGLFVALVVILNYALTKTQWGRSMFAVGGNREAARRSGINVRRIYLSAFMLCSTLGALGGILSASRLASSSQQAGTGDVNLNAIAAAVIGGTSLFGGRGSAYSALLGIIVIQAISNGLTLLNLSSSLRYMITGAVLAIAVIVDSLARRSRVSHGRA; the protein is encoded by the coding sequence ATGAGCGAGAAAATGTCAAACAAGGATCAGGCCCTGGACCGCGGCGACATCAGGGTCAAACATGATGATGGCCTGGCCGGCATGCTCAGGAGTTTCATTAATCGCGTGCGCTCCGGCGATCTCGGCATGCTGCCGGTGGCGGTGGGGCTGATCGTCATCTCAACGGTCTTCAGCATTCTCAACCCGATCTTCCTGGCACCGAACAATCTCGTGAATCTGCTGTTCGATTGCGCGACCGTGGGCATCATCTCGCTCGGCATCGTCTGCGTTCTACTGTTGGGCGAGATCGACCTGTCTGTCGGTTCGATGAGCGGCCTGTCATCAGCTATCATCGGTGTGCTCTGGGTCAACTCGGGTCTGCCTGTCATCGTCGCGGTTTTCGCGGCGCTCGCCACCGGTGCTTTGGTCGGCGCGCTCTACGCGCTTATGTACAACCGACTGGGCATGCCGAGCTTCGTTGCCACGCTTGCAGGCCTACTCGCACTCCTCGGTTTGCAGCTCTATATCCTTGGTGCGACCGGAAGCATCAATCTTCCCTATGCCTCACCCCTGGTGCGCTTCGGTCAGATCCTGGTGATGCCGGGTTGGATGTCGCATACTCTGGCATTGGTGCCGGGTCTCGTCATGGTCATTGCCGGCTTTGCCATTCGCAAGCGCAGGCAATCGGTCAATCTCTCCTCGCGACCGTTGAGCAATCTCCTGGTCAAGGTGGCCGTGCTAACGGTCGCTCTGGAATTCGCTGTTTATTATCTGAACCTCGGCCGCGGCGTGCCGTGGATGTTCGGCCTGTTCGTCGCGCTGGTCGTCATCTTGAACTATGCGCTGACCAAGACGCAGTGGGGGCGGTCGATGTTCGCCGTCGGCGGAAACCGTGAAGCGGCCCGCCGCTCGGGCATCAATGTCCGTCGCATCTATCTGAGCGCCTTCATGCTCTGCTCGACCTTGGGCGCCCTCGGTGGCATCCTCTCGGCATCTCGCCTGGCATCATCCAGCCAGCAGGCCGGCACTGGCGATGTCAATCTGAATGCGATCGCGGCAGCCGTCATCGGCGGGACAAGCCTGTTTGGCGGCCGTGGCAGCGCTTATTCGGCCCTGCTAGGCATCATTGTCATCCAGGCGATCTCCAATGGCCTTACCCTGCTCAATCTCAGTTCGTCCCTGCGCTACATGATCACCGGCGCCGTGCTGGCGATTGCTGTCATCGTCGACTCGCTTGCACGCCGTTCGCGTGTCAGCCATGGCCGTGCCTAA
- a CDS encoding SDR family oxidoreductase, whose translation MTRKSLIAITGASSGIGEATARAFSAAGHPLLLMARRLDRLEALDLPEVVLKKVDVRDRAAIIEAVAEAEARFGPVDMMFANAGIARLGDIATQPPEEWDEMIDINTKGVMNSVHAVLNGMIARRSGTLMMMSSIAGRKTYPDHTVYCGTKFFVHAISESLREYLAPHDVRVIVLSPGIVETEVLDHVKDPATLANYKANKAAIGGGITADIVADLILNAYQLPQGAIVQEIVITPTRQKY comes from the coding sequence ATGACCAGAAAATCCCTGATTGCGATCACCGGCGCCAGTTCCGGTATCGGCGAAGCTACCGCGCGCGCCTTTTCGGCAGCCGGTCATCCGCTTCTTCTGATGGCGCGTCGGCTGGACCGGCTGGAGGCGCTCGATCTCCCCGAAGTGGTCTTGAAAAAGGTCGATGTTCGGGACCGCGCGGCGATCATTGAGGCCGTTGCTGAGGCCGAGGCCCGGTTCGGGCCGGTCGACATGATGTTTGCCAATGCAGGTATCGCCCGGCTGGGGGATATTGCGACACAGCCCCCGGAGGAATGGGACGAGATGATCGACATCAACACCAAGGGCGTGATGAACAGCGTCCATGCGGTGTTGAACGGCATGATTGCGCGCCGATCGGGGACCCTGATGATGATGAGCTCGATTGCCGGTCGCAAAACCTATCCGGACCACACCGTTTATTGCGGCACCAAGTTTTTCGTCCACGCGATTTCCGAGAGCCTGCGCGAATATCTTGCTCCGCATGATGTGCGGGTCATCGTCTTGTCGCCCGGTATCGTCGAAACCGAGGTGTTGGATCACGTGAAGGATCCGGCGACGCTCGCCAATTACAAGGCCAACAAGGCCGCGATCGGCGGCGGGATTACCGCTGACATCGTCGCCGACCTGATCTTGAATGCCTATCAGCTTCCGCAAGGGGCGATCGTGCAGGAAATCGTCATCACGCCGACCCGGCAGAAATACTGA
- a CDS encoding LacI family DNA-binding transcriptional regulator has protein sequence MNQDRPTKKTTIYDLAELAGTSASAVSAVLNGNWKKRRISSQLAEKITRLAEEQGYAINMQASLLRREKSKIIGMIVPKYDNRYFGSIVETFETMARERGLFPIITCTRRDPELEVDAARTMLSYQVEWLVSTGATDPDRISDICGAAGVGSLNLDLPGTKAPSIISDNFTGARELTRRILVNSERKLGAARPLLFIGGRGSDHNTAERVRGFRAAHADIGVRIDERHILTCGYAPEKAEMSLQALAMVERELPSGMFVNSTISLEGVMRWIRRSGHYVNHTPVMGCFDWDPFAALLGDEIEMVRQDVQGMLNAVFEVIDNGVTGPSLIEIPPIFVDSNYALINDPMA, from the coding sequence GTGAATCAGGACAGGCCGACAAAAAAGACCACGATCTATGATCTGGCGGAGCTAGCGGGAACGTCGGCCAGCGCTGTCAGCGCTGTGCTGAACGGAAATTGGAAGAAGCGCAGAATCAGCAGTCAATTGGCGGAGAAAATCACCCGGCTCGCGGAGGAGCAGGGGTATGCCATCAACATGCAGGCTAGCCTGCTTCGACGGGAGAAGTCGAAAATCATTGGCATGATCGTGCCCAAATATGACAACCGCTACTTCGGATCGATCGTCGAGACCTTTGAGACCATGGCACGCGAGCGAGGTCTTTTCCCGATCATCACCTGTACCCGCCGCGACCCTGAACTGGAGGTCGATGCGGCCCGGACCATGCTTTCCTATCAGGTCGAATGGCTGGTCTCGACTGGCGCCACGGATCCCGACCGCATCAGTGATATCTGCGGGGCCGCGGGCGTGGGAAGTCTCAATCTCGATCTGCCCGGCACCAAAGCGCCTTCCATCATTTCCGACAATTTCACCGGCGCCAGAGAATTGACGCGGCGCATTCTCGTCAACAGCGAGCGCAAGCTGGGCGCGGCTCGCCCTCTTCTATTCATCGGTGGCCGCGGCAGCGATCACAACACCGCAGAACGCGTGCGCGGTTTTCGCGCGGCCCATGCCGATATCGGTGTACGGATCGACGAGAGGCATATCCTGACCTGCGGATACGCACCGGAAAAAGCCGAGATGTCTCTTCAGGCGCTGGCCATGGTAGAGCGTGAGCTGCCGAGCGGCATGTTCGTGAATTCCACCATTTCGCTCGAAGGCGTCATGCGTTGGATCAGGCGCTCGGGCCACTACGTCAATCACACCCCGGTTATGGGGTGCTTCGACTGGGACCCCTTCGCGGCACTGCTAGGCGACGAGATCGAGATGGTGCGCCAGGACGTCCAGGGCATGCTCAACGCCGTGTTCGAGGTCATCGACAATGGAGTCACGGGCCCCTCGCTGATCGAGATCCCGCCTATCTTCGTGGATAGCAACTACGCCCTCATCAATGATCCAATGGCGTGA
- a CDS encoding glycerol-3-phosphate dehydrogenase, whose product MAKIVILGAGVMGTALTVPATDNGHNVLLVGTPLDRKVIAELHRRGGSHPKLDEPCSRLVTAISVDDLGPEHLEGADIVIVGVSSPGIGWAVDVLNNLMANRLPVAFVTKGLAVRGEGLATYAETLPPQLRQMHAFIGIGGPCIARELANRQPTASIYACKDLQVAERFAALMRTDYYRLSITTDDTGVEACAALKNFFAIGVSAMQTRYPDKKRGGGQSKNPTAAAFTQATLEMARLCERLGGHPATAFGLAGLGDLHVTVGGGRNSRLGHGLGRNQTIMDLMSNELAGETVEGVDTARALATMILGNAAIKMESDDYFPLTFAIMDSILEQKSFVLDFANLIVR is encoded by the coding sequence GTGGCGAAAATAGTCATTCTCGGTGCCGGTGTGATGGGGACAGCGCTGACAGTGCCGGCAACGGACAACGGCCATAACGTTCTGCTTGTCGGCACGCCGCTGGACCGCAAAGTTATCGCCGAACTGCACCGCCGCGGTGGGAGCCATCCGAAGCTTGACGAGCCCTGTTCACGGCTTGTCACAGCGATATCGGTTGATGATTTGGGACCGGAGCATCTGGAGGGTGCGGACATTGTCATTGTCGGTGTCAGCAGCCCGGGCATAGGGTGGGCGGTCGATGTCCTGAACAATCTGATGGCCAATCGACTGCCGGTGGCGTTCGTGACCAAGGGGCTCGCTGTCCGGGGCGAGGGGTTGGCGACCTATGCCGAAACGCTTCCTCCACAATTGCGCCAAATGCATGCCTTCATCGGGATCGGCGGTCCGTGCATTGCGCGCGAACTCGCCAACCGTCAGCCGACGGCCAGCATCTATGCCTGCAAGGACCTGCAGGTTGCCGAACGTTTCGCTGCTTTGATGCGGACCGACTATTATCGGCTGTCGATTACCACCGATGATACCGGTGTCGAAGCCTGCGCCGCCCTCAAAAACTTCTTTGCAATTGGCGTCAGCGCCATGCAGACACGATACCCCGACAAAAAACGCGGGGGTGGACAATCGAAAAATCCAACGGCGGCCGCTTTTACCCAGGCAACACTTGAGATGGCGAGACTTTGCGAAAGGCTGGGGGGACATCCCGCCACCGCGTTCGGCCTTGCCGGACTGGGCGATCTGCATGTCACCGTCGGCGGCGGGCGCAACAGCCGGCTTGGCCACGGTCTGGGCCGCAACCAAACCATCATGGACCTCATGTCCAACGAACTGGCGGGCGAAACGGTGGAAGGCGTGGACACGGCCCGCGCCTTGGCAACGATGATTTTGGGCAATGCGGCTATTAAGATGGAAAGTGACGACTATTTTCCGCTCACTTTCGCCATTATGGATTCGATTCTTGAGCAGAAATCGTTTGTGCTGGACTTTGCGAATTTGATTGTGCGGTAA
- a CDS encoding ATP-binding cassette domain-containing protein gives MVQEHRANPEKDSPILRLTNISKNFGAVSALTDIDLEVRAGEVVALVGDNGAGKSTLIKVLAGVHQPSSGKIEFCGQEVALDSPSRALELGIATVFQDLALCENLDVVANLFLGHELSPWNLDEIAMEVRAWTLLKELAARIPSVREPIASLSGGQRQTVAIARSLLLDPKIIMLDEPTAALGVAQTAEVLNLIERVRDRGLGVIIISHNMEDVRAVADRIVVLRLGRNNGIFSPDASNQELVASITGATENSVSRRLDRKVGQNESRGSVV, from the coding sequence ATGGTGCAAGAACACAGGGCGAACCCGGAGAAAGATAGTCCCATTCTCCGGCTCACCAATATCTCAAAGAATTTTGGTGCGGTGTCGGCGCTGACCGATATTGATCTGGAAGTGCGTGCCGGTGAAGTCGTTGCTCTCGTCGGAGACAATGGCGCGGGCAAGTCGACCCTGATCAAGGTGCTGGCAGGCGTTCACCAGCCTTCGTCCGGAAAAATCGAGTTCTGTGGCCAGGAGGTGGCGCTCGACAGTCCAAGCCGCGCCCTTGAACTCGGCATCGCCACAGTGTTTCAGGATCTGGCCCTCTGCGAGAACCTCGACGTCGTCGCCAATCTCTTCCTGGGTCATGAACTGTCGCCGTGGAATCTCGATGAAATCGCCATGGAGGTCCGCGCCTGGACGCTCTTGAAAGAGCTGGCGGCGCGCATTCCGTCGGTACGAGAGCCTATTGCCTCACTGTCAGGTGGTCAGCGCCAGACAGTTGCCATCGCGCGATCCCTGCTTCTCGACCCGAAAATAATCATGCTCGACGAACCCACCGCGGCTCTCGGCGTGGCGCAGACAGCCGAGGTGCTGAACCTCATCGAACGCGTCCGTGATCGCGGGTTAGGCGTCATCATCATCAGCCACAATATGGAAGATGTGCGTGCGGTTGCTGACCGCATCGTTGTCCTGCGTCTCGGGCGCAACAACGGCATCTTCAGCCCCGACGCATCCAATCAGGAACTCGTCGCATCCATCACCGGAGCCACGGAAAACTCCGTGTCGCGCCGCCTGGATCGTAAGGTGGGCCAAAACGAAAGCAGGGGGAGCGTCGTATGA
- a CDS encoding SDR family oxidoreductase → MAELMKGKVAAITGAASGIGLECARTLLAEGATVVLIDRAKEKLEALCAELGDRAKPLVVDLLDGKELSGILPRILEVAGSLDIFHANAGGYIGGPVAEGDPDAWDRMLSLNINAAFRSVHAVLPHMIAQKSGDILFTSSIAGVVPVVWEPIYTASKFAVQAFVHSTRRQVAKDGVRVGAILPGPVVTALLDDWPKAKMEEALANGSLMQPKEVADAVLFMLSRPRNVTIRDLVILPNSVDL, encoded by the coding sequence ATGGCTGAACTCATGAAGGGCAAAGTTGCCGCAATCACCGGCGCCGCATCGGGCATCGGTCTGGAATGCGCCCGTACCCTGCTGGCGGAAGGCGCAACCGTGGTGCTGATCGACCGGGCCAAGGAAAAGCTCGAAGCGCTGTGCGCGGAACTCGGAGACCGCGCCAAGCCGCTCGTGGTCGATCTGCTCGACGGTAAAGAATTGTCCGGCATTCTGCCGCGCATTCTCGAGGTCGCGGGCAGTCTCGATATTTTCCATGCCAATGCCGGTGGATATATTGGCGGTCCGGTCGCGGAAGGCGATCCGGATGCCTGGGACCGGATGCTCAGCCTTAATATCAACGCCGCCTTCCGCTCGGTTCACGCAGTGCTGCCGCACATGATCGCACAAAAGTCGGGCGACATCCTGTTCACCAGTTCGATTGCCGGTGTAGTGCCGGTTGTCTGGGAGCCGATCTACACGGCTTCGAAATTCGCCGTTCAGGCTTTTGTTCATTCGACCCGCCGACAGGTCGCAAAGGATGGGGTGCGCGTGGGCGCAATTCTGCCTGGTCCGGTGGTCACCGCTCTGCTCGATGACTGGCCGAAGGCCAAGATGGAGGAAGCACTAGCTAATGGCAGTCTGATGCAGCCGAAGGAAGTAGCGGATGCTGTGCTCTTCATGCTGTCTCGCCCTCGCAACGTCACCATCCGCGACCTCGTCATCCTGCCCAACAGCGTCGATCTCTGA